Proteins encoded by one window of Halorubrum ruber:
- a CDS encoding V-type ATP synthase subunit D, protein MAKDVKPTRKNLMAIEDRIELSERGHDTLEQKRDGLIMEFMDILDQAQDVRSEVSENYETAQRKIDMARAMEGDVAVRGAAAALKEHPEITTQSKNIMGVVVPQIESSKVRKSLDERGYGLLGSSARIDEAADAYEELLEKIILAAEVETAMKKMLTEIETTKRRVNALEFTLLPGLYENQEYIEQKLEEQEREEIFRMKKIKAKKESETREAEGAENDESGEAVPADD, encoded by the coding sequence ATGGCCAAGGACGTCAAACCGACGCGGAAGAACCTGATGGCGATCGAGGACCGCATCGAGCTCTCCGAGCGCGGTCACGACACGCTCGAACAGAAGCGCGACGGGCTCATCATGGAGTTCATGGACATCCTCGACCAGGCGCAGGACGTCCGGTCGGAGGTCTCCGAGAACTACGAGACGGCCCAGCGCAAGATCGACATGGCCCGGGCGATGGAGGGCGACGTCGCCGTCCGCGGCGCGGCCGCGGCGCTGAAGGAACACCCCGAGATCACGACCCAGTCGAAGAACATCATGGGCGTCGTGGTCCCGCAGATCGAGTCCTCGAAGGTGCGGAAGAGCCTCGACGAGCGCGGCTACGGCCTGCTCGGCTCCTCGGCCCGCATCGACGAGGCGGCCGACGCCTACGAGGAGCTCTTAGAGAAGATCATCCTCGCCGCCGAGGTCGAGACGGCGATGAAGAAGATGCTCACGGAGATCGAGACCACGAAGCGCCGCGTGAACGCCTTGGAGTTCACGCTGCTCCCGGGCCTGTACGAGAACCAGGAGTACATCGAGCAGAAGCTCGAAGAGCAGGAGCGCGAGGAGATCTTCCGCATGAAGAAGATCAAAGCGAAAAAAGAATCCGAGACAAGAGAGGCTGAGGGGGCCGAAAACGACGAAAGCGGTGAAGCAGTCCCCGCCGACGACTGA
- a CDS encoding V-type ATP synthase subunit B yields MKEYQTITEISGPLVYAEVDEAIGYDEIVEIETAQGETLRGQVLESSEDVVAIQVFEGTSGIDRDASVRFLGETMKMPVTEDLLGRVLDGSGRPIDDGPEIVPEERQDIVGAAINPYSREYPEEFIETGVSAIDGMNTLVRGQKLPIFSSSGQPHSELAMQIARQASVPEEEESGDDEEGGDDEEGSEFAVIFGAMGITQEEANEFMEDFERTGALERSVVFMNLADDPAVERTVTPRMVLTTAEYLAFEKDYHVLVILTDMTNYCEALREIGAAREEVPGRRGYPGYMYTDLAQLYERAGRIKGRDGSVTQIPILTMPGDDDTHPIPDLTGYITEGQIYVDPDLNSQGLQPPINVLPSLSRLMDDGIGEGLTRADHADVKDQMFAAYAEGEDLRDLVNIVGREALSELDNKYLDFADAFESEFIDQGFETNRDIDETLSIGWDLLSMLPKDALNRIDEEFIEEHYREDDSEREVLEAAD; encoded by the coding sequence ATGAAAGAGTATCAAACCATCACCGAGATCAGCGGCCCCCTCGTGTACGCCGAGGTCGACGAGGCGATCGGCTACGACGAGATCGTCGAGATCGAGACGGCACAGGGGGAGACGCTGCGCGGACAGGTGCTCGAATCCTCGGAGGACGTGGTCGCGATCCAGGTCTTCGAGGGCACCTCCGGTATCGACAGAGACGCGTCCGTCCGGTTCTTAGGCGAGACGATGAAGATGCCCGTCACCGAGGACCTCCTCGGGCGGGTGCTGGACGGCTCCGGCCGCCCGATCGACGACGGCCCGGAGATCGTCCCCGAGGAGCGACAGGACATCGTCGGCGCGGCGATCAACCCGTACTCCCGGGAGTACCCCGAGGAGTTCATCGAGACGGGCGTCTCCGCCATCGACGGCATGAACACGCTCGTCCGCGGCCAGAAGCTCCCGATCTTCTCCAGCTCCGGCCAGCCGCACAGCGAGCTGGCGATGCAGATCGCGCGGCAGGCCAGCGTGCCCGAAGAAGAGGAGAGCGGCGACGACGAGGAGGGCGGCGACGACGAGGAGGGCTCCGAGTTCGCCGTCATCTTCGGCGCGATGGGGATCACCCAGGAGGAGGCCAACGAGTTCATGGAGGACTTCGAGCGCACCGGTGCGCTGGAGCGCTCGGTGGTCTTCATGAACCTCGCGGACGACCCCGCCGTCGAGCGGACGGTCACGCCGCGGATGGTCCTGACGACCGCCGAGTACCTCGCCTTCGAGAAGGACTACCACGTCCTCGTCATCCTGACGGACATGACCAACTACTGCGAGGCGCTCCGCGAGATCGGGGCCGCCCGCGAGGAGGTGCCCGGCCGACGCGGGTACCCCGGGTACATGTACACGGACCTGGCGCAGCTGTACGAGCGCGCCGGCCGGATCAAGGGGCGCGACGGGTCGGTCACCCAGATTCCGATCCTCACGATGCCGGGCGACGACGACACCCACCCGATCCCGGACCTGACCGGGTACATCACGGAGGGCCAGATCTACGTCGACCCCGACCTCAACAGCCAGGGGCTCCAGCCGCCGATCAACGTCCTCCCCAGCCTGTCGCGGCTGATGGACGACGGCATCGGCGAGGGGCTCACCCGCGCCGACCACGCCGACGTGAAAGACCAGATGTTCGCGGCGTACGCGGAAGGTGAGGACCTCCGCGACCTCGTGAACATCGTCGGCCGGGAGGCGCTCTCTGAGCTAGACAACAAGTACCTCGACTTCGCGGACGCGTTCGAGTCCGAGTTCATCGACCAGGGCTTCGAGACGAACCGCGACATCGACGAGACGCTCTCGATCGGCTGGGACCTCCTCTCGATGCTGCCGAAGGACGCCCTCAACCGGATCGACGAGGAGTTCATCGAGGAGCACTACCGCGAGGACGACTCCGAGCGCGAAGTGCTCGAAGCGGCCGACTGA